The Candidatus Methylomirabilota bacterium genome window below encodes:
- a CDS encoding zf-HC2 domain-containing protein: MMASEHPSDRLVPYLRGELAAAERTAIAAHLEGCSACRATLADFAALGERLARAPEPAPPIHWGAFRAELREALARRTGQAARPRRWSLGPLPAALAAGLAVIVLYLAIPGQNARLPRGDQALVEDSLLASQLDLIKDLDVVQRLDLLEDFDVIGRLDRLEPSGKS; this comes from the coding sequence ATGATGGCGAGCGAGCATCCGTCCGATCGGCTCGTCCCCTATTTGCGTGGCGAGCTGGCGGCGGCCGAGCGCACCGCGATCGCCGCGCATCTCGAGGGCTGCTCGGCGTGCCGGGCGACCCTCGCCGACTTCGCGGCCCTCGGCGAGCGCCTCGCGCGAGCGCCCGAGCCGGCGCCACCCATTCACTGGGGCGCGTTCCGCGCGGAGCTGCGCGAGGCCCTCGCGCGCCGGACCGGCCAGGCCGCTCGCCCGCGCCGCTGGTCCCTCGGCCCCCTGCCCGCGGCCCTCGCGGCGGGGCTCGCGGTGATCGTGCTCTATCTCGCGATCCCCGGCCAGAACGCTCGGCTGCCCCGGGGCGATCAGGCGCTCGTCGAGGATTCGCTGCTCGCGAGCCAGCTCGATCTGATCAAGGATCTGGACGTCGTGCAACGCTTGGATCTCCTCGAGGACTTCGACGTCATCGGCCGGCTCGACCGGCTCGAGCCCAGCGGCAAGAGCTGA
- a CDS encoding DUF3106 domain-containing protein, whose protein sequence is MLRRPLLLLLTVSMLALTPAAWAQTTAPAGDPPIAGMDKLSPDEQARVRQNLERWKNMTPEQRERALENYRHWKSLTPEERQQARQNHERLQRMTPAQRAQVLQDFQRWNDLPEERRRELERAHERFQKLPPERQQQIMERLQRYQSMSPEQRARVDRNLERWRSMTPEERQKAREAWRERRRERNEDEGPGPRPGGAPRQAPPPSRQAR, encoded by the coding sequence ATGCTGAGGCGGCCGCTCCTCCTGCTGCTCACCGTCTCGATGCTCGCGCTGACGCCGGCCGCGTGGGCGCAGACGACCGCGCCCGCCGGCGATCCGCCCATCGCCGGCATGGACAAGCTCTCGCCCGACGAGCAGGCACGGGTCCGCCAGAACCTCGAGCGCTGGAAGAACATGACGCCCGAACAGCGCGAGCGCGCGCTGGAGAACTACCGGCACTGGAAGTCGCTCACCCCCGAGGAGCGTCAACAGGCGCGCCAGAACCACGAGCGGCTGCAGCGCATGACGCCCGCGCAGCGCGCCCAGGTCCTCCAGGACTTCCAGCGTTGGAACGATCTGCCCGAGGAGCGGCGGCGCGAGCTCGAGCGGGCTCACGAGCGCTTCCAGAAGCTGCCACCCGAGCGCCAGCAGCAGATCATGGAGCGCCTGCAGCGCTACCAGAGCATGTCGCCCGAGCAGCGGGCGCGCGTGGACCGGAACCTCGAGCGCTGGCGGAGCATGACCCCCGAGGAGCGGCAGAAGGCGCGGGAGGCCTGGCGCGAGCGCCGGCGCGAGCGCAACGAGGATGAGGGGCCCGGCCCGCGCCCCGGCGGTGCCCCGCGCCAGGCCCCACCGCCGAGCCGCCAAGCGAGGTAA
- a CDS encoding sigma-70 family RNA polymerase sigma factor, producing MEQTDEALCRAVANREPGAFDLLVERYQERAYRIAWSIVRDREDAKDCAQEAFLRLHESAGTFAGQSKFSTWFYRILVNCCLDNRRRGRGWRRLLVWRDAADDERDDDPIERHPAPLEDPGTHVDEERQLSQLWNAVDGLSPRQRAVVLLQCREGLATKEIAEVLDMSEATVRVHLHRAFTTLRRRVGGKR from the coding sequence GTGGAGCAAACCGATGAGGCGCTGTGTCGAGCGGTGGCGAATCGCGAGCCGGGAGCTTTCGACCTCCTGGTCGAGCGATACCAGGAGCGCGCCTACCGGATCGCCTGGTCCATCGTCCGGGACCGCGAAGACGCCAAGGACTGCGCCCAGGAAGCGTTCCTGCGCCTTCACGAGTCAGCGGGGACCTTCGCCGGGCAGTCGAAGTTCTCGACGTGGTTCTACCGCATCCTCGTCAACTGCTGCCTGGACAACCGCCGTCGGGGACGGGGCTGGCGCCGTCTCCTGGTCTGGCGCGACGCCGCCGATGACGAGCGGGACGACGATCCCATCGAGCGCCATCCCGCCCCCCTGGAGGACCCGGGCACGCACGTGGACGAGGAGCGACAATTGAGCCAGCTCTGGAACGCGGTGGATGGGCTGTCGCCCCGCCAGCGGGCGGTCGTGCTTCTGCAGTGCCGCGAGGGTCTCGCGACCAAGGAGATCGCCGAGGTGCTCGACATGTCGGAGGCCACCGTGCGTGTGCACCTGCACCGCGCGTTCACGACGCTGCGCCGGCGTGTGGGGGGTAAGCGATGA
- a CDS encoding aspartate kinase has translation MGQQSQLIVQKYGGSSVADPEKVKNVARRVAESARQGHRMVVVVSAMGKTTDALVALAGAISPTPDPRELDMLLATGEQVTIGLLAMALQSLGLAACSFTGAQVGMVTDDAHTRARIKRITAERIGAALAEGKIAVVAGFQGMTEAGDITTLGRGGSDLTGVALAAALKADVCEIFTDVDGVYTADPNVVPDARKLARISYDEMLEMAALGAKVLQARSVEFAKKYGVPVHVRSTFKPDPGTLVMKEDQGMEDVVVTGITHDRGQAKLSILRVPDRPGIASRVFGSLGSQNIVVDMIVQNISRDGYTDISFTLPRADRARAEQVLANAAREVGAAGVATDDRVAKVSIVGVGMRSHAGVAARMFDTLSKEGVNIQMISTSEIAVSCVIEDKYTELAVRALHDAFELGTERGA, from the coding sequence ATGGGGCAGCAGTCACAGTTGATCGTGCAGAAATACGGCGGCTCGTCCGTCGCCGACCCGGAGAAGGTCAAGAACGTGGCGCGCCGGGTGGCGGAGTCCGCCCGCCAAGGTCACCGGATGGTCGTGGTCGTCTCCGCGATGGGCAAGACCACCGATGCGCTCGTCGCGCTCGCCGGCGCGATCTCTCCCACCCCCGACCCGCGCGAGCTGGACATGCTGCTCGCCACCGGGGAGCAGGTCACGATCGGCCTGCTCGCCATGGCGCTCCAGTCTCTCGGGCTCGCCGCCTGCTCGTTCACCGGCGCCCAGGTGGGCATGGTGACGGACGACGCCCACACGCGGGCGCGTATCAAGCGCATCACCGCCGAGCGCATCGGCGCCGCCCTGGCCGAGGGCAAGATCGCGGTGGTGGCGGGCTTCCAGGGCATGACGGAGGCGGGTGACATCACCACCCTCGGGCGCGGCGGCTCCGATCTCACCGGGGTAGCGCTGGCCGCCGCGCTGAAGGCCGACGTCTGCGAGATCTTCACCGACGTGGACGGCGTCTACACCGCCGATCCCAACGTCGTCCCCGACGCGCGCAAGCTCGCCCGCATCTCCTACGACGAGATGCTCGAGATGGCCGCGCTGGGGGCCAAGGTGCTCCAGGCACGCTCGGTGGAGTTCGCCAAGAAGTACGGGGTGCCCGTGCACGTCCGCTCCACGTTCAAGCCCGACCCGGGCACGCTCGTCATGAAGGAGGATCAGGGCATGGAAGACGTCGTGGTCACCGGCATCACCCACGATCGAGGACAGGCCAAGCTCTCGATCCTGCGGGTGCCGGACCGGCCGGGCATCGCCTCGCGGGTGTTCGGCTCGCTGGGCTCCCAGAACATCGTGGTGGACATGATCGTGCAGAACATCAGCCGCGACGGCTACACCGACATCTCCTTCACGCTGCCGCGCGCCGACCGGGCGCGGGCAGAGCAGGTGCTGGCCAACGCGGCCCGTGAGGTGGGGGCGGCGGGGGTGGCCACCGACGATCGCGTGGCCAAGGTCTCCATCGTGGGTGTCGGCATGCGCAGCCACGCCGGGGTGGCCGCGCGCATGTTCGACACGCTCTCGAAGGAGGGCGTCAACATCCAGATGATCTCCACCTCCGAGATCGCCGTCTCCTGCGTCATCGAGGACAAGTACACCGAGCTGGCGGTACGCGCCCTTCACGACGCGTTCGAGCTCGGCACGGAGCGAGGTGCCTGA